A region of Eschrichtius robustus isolate mEscRob2 chromosome 19, mEscRob2.pri, whole genome shotgun sequence DNA encodes the following proteins:
- the LOC137753308 gene encoding large ribosomal subunit protein eL21-like gives MTNTKGKRRSTRYMFSRPFRKHGVLPLATYMRIYKKGDTVDIKGMGTVQKGMPHKCYHGKTGRAYNVTQHAVGIIINKQVKGKILAKRINVHIKHIKRSKSRHSFLKRVKENGQKKKEAKEKGTWGQLKHQPAPPREAHFMRTNGKEPQLLEPIPHEFMA, from the coding sequence ATGACCAacacaaagggaaagaggaggagcaCCCGCTACATGTTCTCTAGGCCTTTTAGAAAACATGGAGTTCTTCCTTTGGCCACATACATGCGAATCTACAAGAAAGGTGATACTGTAGATATCAAGGGAATGGGCACTGTTCAAAAAGGAATGCCCCACAAATGTTACCATGGTAAAACTGGGAGAGCCTACAATGTTACCCAGCATGCTGTTGGCATCATTATAAATAAACAAGTTAAGGGCAAGATTCTTGCCAAGAGAATTAATGTGCATATCAAGCATATTAAGCGCTCTAAGAGCCGACACAGCTTCCTGAAACGGGTGAAGGAAAATggtcagaaaaagaaggaagccaaagagaaaggtacTTGGGGTCAACTGAAGCACCAGCCTGCTCCACCCAGAGAAGCACACTTCATGAGAACCAACGGAAAGGAGCCTCAACTGTTGGAGCCCATTCCCCATGAATTCATGGCATGA